DNA sequence from the Oryza brachyantha chromosome 5, ObraRS2, whole genome shotgun sequence genome:
AACCCCAGCCAGAAGACCGTGGTGCTGCACGCCTGCCTCGGCGTGGGCCACCTCACCCCCATGGTTGAACTCGCAAAGCTCTTGATccgccgcggcctcgccgtcgtcatcgccgtccCGACCCCGCCGACCTCCACCACCGACTTCTTCTCCTCGTCCGCCTCAGCGGTCGACCGCATGGCGGCCGCAAACCCTTCCATCTCGTTCcaccgcctcccgccgcctgAGTACCCCGAGCCGGATCCTGACGCCTTCGTGCAGATGCTCGACACGATGCGCCTCTCCGTGCCGCCCCTCCTTGCCTTCctccgctccctcccctcggTCGCGGCTCTCGTGCTGGACCTGTTCTGCGTCGACgccctcgacgccgccgccgcgaccggCATCCCGGCGTACTTCTACTACACCTCCGCCGCAGGCGACCTCGCCGCGTTCCTCCACCTCCCCCACTACTTCGCCACCACGCAGGGCAGCTTCAAGGACATGGGGAAGGCGCCCCTCCGCTTTCCTGGCGTACCTCCGATCCCGGCCTCCGACATGCCGCACACCGTGCAAGACCGCGAGGACCGGACCTGCACCACGCGAATTGGACACTACGCGCGCATGCCGGAGGCGCGGGGTTTTCTCTTCAATACCTATGAATGGCTGGAGGCGAGGACCGTGGCGGCGCTCAGGGAGGGCGCGTGCGTGCCCGATCGCCCCACGCCGCCGGTGTACTGCATCGGGCCGTTGATAGTGAAAGGGGATGCGGCGAGGGGAGAACGCCATGCATGCCTCTCGTGGCTGGACGCACAGCCGGAGAGAAGCGTCGTGGTCCTCTGCTTTGGCAGCTTGGGCGCCGTCTCGGGGGAGCAGTTGAAGGAGATAGCTCGGGGTCTAGAGAACTCCGGCCACCGGTTCCTCTGGGTCGTACGGAGCCCACCGCAGGATCCGGCCAAGTTCTTCCTGCCGCGTCCGGAGGCTGACCTGGGCGTGCTGCTCCCGGAGGGGTTCATGGAGAGAACGCGGGACAGGGGAATGGTGGTGACGTCGTGGGCGCCGCAGGTGGAGGTGCTGCGGCACGCCGCGACCGGCGCGTTCGTGACGCACTGCGGGTGGAACTCCGTCctggaggcggcgtcggccggaGTGCCGATGCTGTGCTGGCCGCAGTACGCCGAGCAGAGGCTGAACAAGGTGTTCGTGGTGGAGGAAACGCGGCTCGGCGTGGTGATGGACGGCTACGACGAGAAGCTGGTCAAGGCAGAGGAAGTGGAGAAGAAGGTGAGGCTAGTGATGGATTccgaggaagggaggaagctCAGGGAGAGGCTGGCAATGGCGAAGGAGATGGCCGCGGAGGCGCTGTCCGACAGCGGGTCGTCATCGTTGGCGTTCACTGAATTTCTTAAGGATTTGAACTATGGGAAAACTCCAAACGATCAAGCGTAGAAGATGGATGGGCCGGCAGTCCAAACGATCATTCCATAGAAGATGAACAGTGAACTGGGATTAATTTTGCTCCTGGAAGGTGGCATATCACATatctacattattttttttgccgaGCTATATCTGCATTATTTACTGCTGTGAACTATGCTTTCGTCCTTTTTTTAAGAGTAAAGTTCATTATCGGTTCTTAAATTTGTGACGCGGTAccatttaggtccataaacttagaaaatgcacaTTTAGATctatgaactcgttttaacgtTTAAAATCATGgatctggatggtacattaaaacgagtttatGGACTTACTGGTACATTAAAATGAGTTAATagacctggatggtacattaaaataagtttatggaTTTAAACacgtattttctaagtttatggatctaagtggtaccgcgccataagtttaaggaccggccacttattttacttttttttttatttatgtgcttaTAAGTTGTCAGAGTTACTTGAGGCAGATTAGCTGCTTCAGCAATTGACCATCTTTATTTACTCTTTTGCTGTGCATGTGCTTCCTCGATGGAGCGATTGGAAACTTAAGCTTTGACATCATTATGTTGACTATGTTCTATCAAAGCTATGGTAGACCAGTTTATCTTGGttagaattatttttatctgttAGTACCCGGTATTGAGTGCGTAGAGACTACTACCACAtggtgcaaaaaataaaatatcaggATTCAGCGGCAAAGGTACCGGTAACAAGAGTGCGTCAGTGCAGCTGGTGCTTAATCGGTctatttgcatgcatgttgtACAGTCTACACATGGGGCGTCACTGCATCCAAGCATGTCGCAGACCAACCACGTCGTCAGTGCAGCGCGCAGCCATGCCGACGTCCTCTTTCGTGGGCCATGGTCTAGGAGCTGGTAAAAAAGTCTTTTTAGCACTAGTGAACATTTACACTTAAATAGTtactacaaatataaaaagtttgacgatatatattaatatgagatgTATCGTCctccaaatatataagtttaaattcaatttataccaatagcaacaaaatcaacttaaaatctCATACTAGTTtcagttaatttgtttttataacatgtatatgttaaaattgaatttatatgtttacgGAGTAATATATCgatctatcttatttttttaaaaaaatataactatttagtaGACATGCAAAAGCACGTGAAATCCAACTGTCTACAAATCTGTTCCCAAAATGGGCTGCAAACAGCCAGCACCTGTCACCATTTAGGGCATCTTCCCTTCGAAAggatttggaaaaaaaaagaggaattacatttttttctctgaaaatcatataaaattactGTGTTTCAAAGAGTATCCCCGACTCATAACTCATATTGTCATGAACACTATCGAGCTGGAGAAACCCGAAACTCTATTAGCACCTTCAagttatttaaatagtcaccggaaaaattgataaaatagattaatatagttTAAATTCTACCTCTATAAGTGTTAATtatgataataaatataactGTGAATGTGTATACTGGtttcaatttaatttcttttctatGATTTATAGGAATCGAATTTGAATTTACGTATTTGTAAAGTAATATATctcatatgaatttttttgtcaatttttttattaatagttatttcttatcaattttttcataattttattaatagttatttCTTATCAAGTGTTTATGAGACCTTTTACAGTTTTTGCATTTCTAAAATGACAAAGATCTCACGACCCAAGACGAAGGGTCAACcgtagataaaaagtcaacgacgtaaaaaaaatggagtatAAAGTGAGGAATAgttatttagataacatgctGCATCGGTGACGTTCACATTGTGCTAAAACTCCATCACCGTGTAGAAACTTCGACCAACTATCCCTTGGTAGCAGAGTCCAAAGCAGAGCAGTACACCCTTACAAGCTTACTGCATCAATGGCACAGTGCGAGTTTGAAACCTGCCGGCTGATCATTGAAGTTCTGTAGAAATTATCCGAGCATACGACCGATGCTTAGACTCGCCATTCGTCCCCCAACTTGTTGCAAGCTGACACCAAGGTCGTGGACTCGGTGGTTCTCGAGAGAAGGCACCgtgtcgccggtcgccgccggcctcgccgtctccgATGGAACCCAATTCAGAACGTAGCCAGACCGTGGTGCTGCACGCCGGCTTCGGCGTCGGCCACCTCGCCCCCATGGTGGAGCTCGCCAAGCTCTTCCTCGGCCGTGGCTACGCCGTCATCGTCGCTGTCCCGACCCCTcctgcctccgcctccgccgacaTCTTGGCGTCGTCCGCCCCCGCGGTCGCGCGCATCGCTGCTGCCAACCCTTCCGTCTCCTTCCACAGCCTCCCGCCCCCGGACTACCCCGAGCCGGACTCCAATGGCTTCCAGCAGATACTCGACGTGATCCGCCTCACCGTACCGGTCCTCCTGATGTTCCTCCGCTCCCTcccgtccgtcgccgccgtcgtgctggACCTCTTCTGTGTCGACGCCCTCGAcgccgcagcggcggccggtgtGCCGGCGTACTTCTActtcacctcctccgccggggTCCTCGCCGCGTTCCTCCACCTCCCCCACCACTTCGCCACCACGGAAGGCAACTTGAAGGACATGGGGAAGGCGCTCCTCCACTTTCCGGGCGTCCCTCCGATCCCGGCGTCGGACATGCCGTGCAACGTGCTCGACCGCGCGGACCCGATCGGCGCTTCGCTGATCTATCACTACCGGCGCATGCCGGGGGCACGGGGCATGCTGATCAACACCTATGAATGGTTGGAGGCGAGGGCCGTGGCGGCGCTCAGGGAGGGCGCGTGCGTGCCCGACCGCCCCACGCCGCCGGTTTACTGCATCGGGCCGCTGATCGTGAAAGGAGAGCGACATGCGTGCCTCGCGTGGCTTGACGCGCAGCTGGAGCGGAGCGTCGTGTTCGTCAGCTTCGGCAGCATGGGCGCCGTATCGGCGGAGCAGCTGAAGGAGATAGCTCGTGGTCTGGAGAATTCCGGCCACCGTTTCCTGTGGGCGGTGCGGAGCCCGCCGGAGGACCCGGCCAAGCTCTCCTTGCCCCGTCCGGAGCCAGACCTGGACGCGCTGCTCCCGGAGGGGTTCTTGCAGAGGACGAGGGACCGAGGAATGGTGGTGACGACGTGGGCGCCGCAGGTGGAGGTGCTGCGCCACGCCGCGACGGGCGGGTTCGTGACGCACTGCGGGTGGAACTCTGtgctggaggcggcggcggccggagtcCCGATGCTGTGCTGGCCGCAGTACGCCGAGCAGAGGCTGAACAAGGTGCTCGTGGTGGACGGAATGCAGCTCGGTGTGGTGATGGACGGCTACGACGAGGAGCTCGTCAAGGCAGAGGAAGTGGAGAAGAAGGTGAGGGTAGTGATGGAGTCTGAGGAAGGCCGGAAGCTCAGAGTGAGGCAGGCAATGGCGAAGGAGATGGCCGCGGAGGCGCTGGCAGATGGCGGGCCGTCGTGCATGGCGTTCTCTGAATTCGTGAAGGACTTGGAGCTAGCGCGCCAAACGATCAAGTGATGATCACTAATCACTGACCCtgagagcaagtataatagcgtGCTATAAGGGCATTCTCCACCCAATAACTAAGATGATgtctataacattaaataagttatctCATAAGAGCAAGGTTAACAATGTAGCcaataagctagctataagatttcttctcttagcccacccatatactagttagctcttcatcattaatacatgacccACTTGTCACTCTCACGGAGTTTCTTGGTTTCTGTgcccaagctggctataagcttacagCCTACTTAcattctctcttatctcatctctcctccacataagcatatagtcagcttatagcctactattatacttgctctaagataaaaaataatgtggcaagtgaataaatgaggaaagagaatgaaacatgtcttgcatgagacatggtttctacacagcatccaagatatcatatgagataagtagcattacacataaacatatagtcagcttatagcctactattatacttgctctaagatgaaaaataatgtggcaagtgaataaatgaggaaagagaatgaaacatgtcttgcatgagacatggtttctacacagcatccaagatatcatgtgagataagtagcattaaatttaagtgtgtaatagtggtgtttgcattgaaaGAGTAGTgcctagtactagtttcttgatgatgggaagtttatagaaaccatatctagtgttatgggttaggaATGTTTTAAGCTTATAGTCAGCTTAGACacaggaaccaagaaactctgtgagagtaACAAGTATGTCCTGCATTAATAATGAAGAGTTAACTAATATATAGGTGAGctaagaaaaaactataagAAATCTTATAGCCAGATTGGTAGGTACCTTATTAGTCTTGCCCTCGGCAGAACACAAGATTGCTGCTGACAGATGACGTTTCTGCTCTGAACCGTGTGCCTCGTCCGATTTGGTGCTACTGCAGGTTATCACAGCTTGGCAGGCACAGCTGCTTCCATGCATTTGTTTCAGTACTTGTTTCGGTGAAACCGAGGTGTCCAGTTCGGGATTCAGATCCAATATATCAGTGAGTAGGATCTCATCCTCCATTGTCTTTCAAGTTCTGCTATAGACATACCACAACAGAGATAGATTTTAGGAAACAATTTTTTACCACATGGATAGAGATACACGTTGCTtgtattttatctaaatagtcataaaaattataaaaaaaatttaacaagatagtttaatatgagttatatcactctaccAACATACAagttacaaaaataattatgaatattcatatacttagttttagttttatttgtttttttactataacttgtagaagttgaatttaaacttgcatgtttgtgaagtgatataaattatattaatctatcttgtcaaattttttcatattttctgatgactatttagatggcacAAACACACGGGTGTAcctacacccgtgtgctaaaaactgttttccATAGATTTTAGCAGATAGATAGACATTAACGTGTTTCTTACGTGATCTCTAACTAACATTAGAATATGTAAAACTTTAGAAGATTGATTAACGTAAGATACATAAGTTCAAATTCGACTTGGacaatctaaaataaaaattaaactaaaactaatatacttatattcatatatatcttttacaatcgtaaaagttaaatttaaaattatatgtcCGTGAAATGATATaccttatattaatctatcttgttaatttttttaattttataataattatttagataacacttaaaaaacatatggaCATCCATCCGAgtggttaaaaatatttctcataCCGCAACCGCAATAGTTCATGTGTGTTTTTGGTCTTTTGTCTAGAGTATGGTGCTACGGAACAGTTCGGTTCTAACATGCTACCGAGTATCAACCTTAAAAATTACacctaaaaagtcaaaacaatatgagaaaaaaattctgagCGATCTATAAAAGTATAGCTCGTAGcatcacaaaaaaaagggattatcttttcacttcttctagcaaaaagccaaatggtatatttacaaatgaaaaataatgtgaatataatttttatatacatgttcttagtaatttaaaaatcaaggctgaaaaataaaatataataaaaaattataaaatcaacctcaaatatatgattgaaatttacattttgacttataaatataaaaaagtgaaaaaatacaaatcaaatacGTTGTGCTTCCTCCGTCCATAGAAACTACACCTAGAAAGGGGGGTGACTCCTGCTATTATAACGAATCAGGAGGAGACCTCCTGGGTTTAGTCTTTTTAGGACGAAGTAAGTACATAGAGAGGAAAAAACACAAATCTTAGATGAATAGTAAAGTGATATGTTTGAACATATTGTAAAACGAATTTGTTGTTTTCCACCTGTATCTTTACTTATGTCTATGATTagaaactaaaattaaaattctcaatcttaaatttggagttgattttatagttttttttatctttgcttaattttcagcctttacttttaaatcactttgagcacatatataaaattttattcacaatttttttttgcaaatatgccgttggacatttccttttaaaaagcaaaataataaCCCCTTTGTTTCTCCCtgtaaatcatattttaagcTGAGTTTTTGTGTGATGATACATGTCTTAGTGCTACCCATCtcagaattttttattttcatatttctttGTGACTTTGTAGGTGTATTTTTGAAGCTGGGTAGCGTGGAACGAATCTGTTCCCTAGCACCTGATATACGGTATACCCTCCCATGAGGCTTTATGACTATCAACAGCATGGTGATAGGTATAGAATAACCAGAAGTTATTCTCTAGAAATCCCAAGTGATACGTGTAACCAGAGTCCAGAAATGACGTCTCACATTTGACGGGTGTATTCACACCCTGCCACAAGGATTTAGCGGCGTTCTTTCTAGGCCGATGACGACATGTGTTGGCTGATTGTTCCACCCTCCTGTCGCCAGTATATCCGACTTTGCGTTCGAGACTTTGAGGGGAGTCAACAATTTACAGGATAGTGGGTTGATCAATTAATGTTGTTTATTAGGCACtatagtttgtttcttttgtaaaacgaaggtaaaagataaaaaatatcagatTTTGTGTGATAGCTATATCATATtatagtataaacaataaaattaactactgtaaagatgaaattttattttaaaaatatgagacgATCAACTTCTGTATATACTCTTTTAAATTAGATGCATTAAAACTCACAAAGCGTGTGTGCAGAAGCCAACTAAATTTTCAGATTTGAAGATGACATGGTTTCATCTTGTTGAACTGATTATAGAGAAATGGTTGAATACTACAGCTAAAGGTTGTCAAACTTTTGGACACTGGAGGCGATTACACTGTGGACTAGAGGAGgataaatctttttttaagCCACACTGCTTCTGAgttcagcaaaagaaaaaattccGCCGTGTCAGCTcagcaaaacaaaaaggtTCAAACTACGAACTCATTCAACTTTATCAATAATTTCTGCGAGTCCTGTGGTCTCTCCTTATTTCGTATAGAAAATTGTATATGCGCCTACGCATCGGTGCAGTTATTCAGGGTCCTCTTCGCAGTCCACAGACAGAGAGAACAAAAGGCACTATTAACTTACTACTATCAAGAAATGtttcaaaaagaaattattatcaagaaatCAACACAAAGTAGCTCCTCTGTCACGTACATTGCTCGTCTAGTTTGGAGAAGTTTTAActcataaaaacataaaatgtagaaattttataatacaagCACAcgttcatataaatttttagcgAATGTAAAAGTTCATCTGTTCTCCTGACACTTTGCAGTTTTTCTATTGTATAATCCCACAAACTAAATGACACTCGTGGCCACAGATATTATTCCTTATGAATTCAgatggtttatttttcctccaaaactaaTGAAGTGGGTTCTCCAAATCTGTCATGAACTCATCAAATGCAACTTCAGATGACCCACCTTCCTTGACGGCATCCAGTGCCATGTCCCTCGTCTGCACCAGCCTCTCCCTGagcttcctcccttcctcggTCTCCATCACCAGCCTCACCTTCGCTTCCACCTCCTGCGCCATCACCAACCCTCCTTCCTCGTAGCCGTCGAGCGGCACGGCGATCTTCATCTCCTCCACCATGAACACCTTGTTCGTCGCCTGCTCCGCGTATAGCGGCCAGCATATCATCGGCAGCCCCGCCATGATGGCCTCCAGCGTCGAGTTCCACCCGCAGTGCGTCACGAACGCGCCGACCGCCTCGTGCTGCACCACCTCCGCCTGTGGCACCCATTTCTTGGCCA
Encoded proteins:
- the LOC102714460 gene encoding anthocyanidin 5,3-O-glucosyltransferase-like, whose product is MALHGPCCLDHEIPLRSHCRTIALPAAGRRIAGAAAPMEANPSQKTVVLHACLGVGHLTPMVELAKLLIRRGLAVVIAVPTPPTSTTDFFSSSASAVDRMAAANPSISFHRLPPPEYPEPDPDAFVQMLDTMRLSVPPLLAFLRSLPSVAALVLDLFCVDALDAAAATGIPAYFYYTSAAGDLAAFLHLPHYFATTQGSFKDMGKAPLRFPGVPPIPASDMPHTVQDREDRTCTTRIGHYARMPEARGFLFNTYEWLEARTVAALREGACVPDRPTPPVYCIGPLIVKGDAARGERHACLSWLDAQPERSVVVLCFGSLGAVSGEQLKEIARGLENSGHRFLWVVRSPPQDPAKFFLPRPEADLGVLLPEGFMERTRDRGMVVTSWAPQVEVLRHAATGAFVTHCGWNSVLEAASAGVPMLCWPQYAEQRLNKVFVVEETRLGVVMDGYDEKLVKAEEVEKKVRLVMDSEEGRKLRERLAMAKEMAAEALSDSGSSSLAFTEFLKDLNYGKTPNDQA
- the LOC102714736 gene encoding UDP-glycosyltransferase 88F3-like, giving the protein MEPNSERSQTVVLHAGFGVGHLAPMVELAKLFLGRGYAVIVAVPTPPASASADILASSAPAVARIAAANPSVSFHSLPPPDYPEPDSNGFQQILDVIRLTVPVLLMFLRSLPSVAAVVLDLFCVDALDAAAAAGVPAYFYFTSSAGVLAAFLHLPHHFATTEGNLKDMGKALLHFPGVPPIPASDMPCNVLDRADPIGASLIYHYRRMPGARGMLINTYEWLEARAVAALREGACVPDRPTPPVYCIGPLIVKGERHACLAWLDAQLERSVVFVSFGSMGAVSAEQLKEIARGLENSGHRFLWAVRSPPEDPAKLSLPRPEPDLDALLPEGFLQRTRDRGMVVTTWAPQVEVLRHAATGGFVTHCGWNSVLEAAAAGVPMLCWPQYAEQRLNKVLVVDGMQLGVVMDGYDEELVKAEEVEKKVRVVMESEEGRKLRVRQAMAKEMAAEALADGGPSCMAFSEFVKDLELARQTIK